The window TCTTTGAGCTCTTCTCCGCTGACGGCGGGAACGATGGTTTCGGCTCCGATGGCATAAAGTACCCACAGGAGCATGCCCAGGAGGAGGGCCGATGCGGTCTTGTCGATGCGCAGCGGGTGCTCGAGCGCGATCGCCAGGTAGCCGATGATGAACAGTACGGTAATAGCAACTAACATGGTAATTAAATTTTTTAAGTTAAGAAATAAAATTGTATTTCAAATTGCAATGCAAAGGTAGCAAAATAATAAAAACGTCTCTGCGAAGAGACGTTTTTATTTTAATTATTTTTCGCGAACGATGATGTTTATGGGTGTCCCGGTAAAATTCCATTTGTCCCGGATCTTGTTTTCGAGAAAATGCTTGTAGGGATCTTTCACCCATTGCGGAAGGTTGCAGAAGAAAATAAAGGTGGGGACGGGAGTCCCTTTAAGTTGGGTTACATACTTTATTTTCACATACTTGCCTTTGTTTGCAGGGGGCGGATAGTTCTCGATGACAGCGAGCATCTCTTCGTTGAGGCGAGCCGTGGGTACATGGCGATGCCGGTTTTTATACACTTCCGACGCACATTCAAGGACTTTGAATATGCGTTGCTTGGTGAGAGCCGAAGCATACACGATGGGGAAGTCGGTAAAAGGTGCCAAACGGGCGCGTATGGCATTTTCAAAGGTTTTGATGGCTTGTGTGCTCTTGTCTTCGACAAGGTCCCATTTGTTGATGCAGACCACCAGCCCTTTCTTGTTTTTCTGTATGAGCGAGAAAATGTTGAGGTCCTGGCTCTCGATGCCGCGGGTGGCGTCGATCATGAGTATGCACACGTCGGAGTTTTCGATGGCTCGTATCGAACGTATCACCGAGTAATACTCGATGTCTTCATTGACTTTGCCTTTTTTGCGGATACCGGCCGTGTCGATGATGTAGAAGTCGAATCCGAATTTGTTGTATCGCGTATTGACCGAGTCGCGTGTCGTGCCGGCGATGTCGGTGACGATGTAACGGTCTTCTCCTATGAATGCGTTGATGATCGATGACTTGCCGGCGTTGGGACGTCCTACTACGGCAATGCGGGGAATCTCTTCTTCGAGTTCTTCTTCGGTGACTTTGGTGGGGAAGAGGGCTACTGTCGCGTCGAGCAGCTCGCCCGTGCCCGAGCCGTTGATGGCCGATATGCAGAAGGGGTCGCCCAATCCGAAGGAGTAGAATTCGGCCGAGCTGTATTGTGAAGCGTTGTTTTCGACCTTGTTGGCGACCAGCAGCGTCGGCTTTTTGCTGCGTCGCAGTATGGCGGCCACTTTGTCGTCGAGGTCGGTGATGCCGTGTGTGGCATCGACGACAAAGAGTATGACGTCGGCCTCTTCGATGGCGATGGCTACTTGTTTGTTGATTTCTTCTTCGAAGATGTCGTCGGAGTTGACCACCCACCCGCCGGTGTCGACGATCGAAAATTCGTGCCCCACCCAGTTCACCTTGCCATATTGGCGGTCGCGCGTGGTGCCGGCCTCGTCATTGACGATGGCTTGACGGCTTTGGGTGAGCCGGTTGAAGAGGGTCGATTTCCCCACATTGGGGCGGCCTACGATAGCTACTAAATTTCCCATAGTTATCTTGTTTTGTTCAGTTGGCAGAATTATCGGTCTCAGTCGAGCTGGTAACCGAATGTTTTTAGTTTGCTCTCTTTGTTGCGCCAGTCTTTTTCGACTTTGACATAGAGTTCGAGATATACCTTTTTCTCAAAGAAGGCTTCGATGTCTTTGCGTGCCAAGGTTCCCACCTGTTTCAGCATTTTCCCGCCTTTGCCTATGATGATGCCTTTTTGCGAATCGCGTTCGACGAAGATGACGGCCATGATGTGTATCTGCTTGTCGTCTTCCTTGAATTGTTCCACGGCCACTTCGCAGGCATAGGGTATCTCCTTGTCGTAGGTGAGGAGTATTTTTTCGCGAATGATTTCGGTTACGAAAAAACGGGCGGGCTTGTCGGTGAGGGCGTCTTTCTCAAAGAACGGTGGCGAGGGGGGCAACAGCTCTTTGATGCGGCGCATCAGGTAGTCGATGTTGAAGCGGTGCTGTGCCGATACCGGGATTATCTCGGCCTTGGGCAGCCGTTCCTTCCAGTTCTCGACGAGCGTTTCGAGTTGCGACTGGTCTTGCAGAAGGTCGATTTTGTTGATGAGGAGTATGACCGGTATGGTCTCTTGCGAGACACGTTCGAGAAATTCCGGATTTTTGTCGGGGGTTTCCACGACATCGGTGACATAGAGCAAGATGTCGGCGTCGGTGAGGGCCGATTGCGAGAAGTTGAGCATCGATTCTTGCAATTTGTAGTGCGGGGCGAGCACTCCCGGCGTGTCGGAGTAGACGATTTGCATGTCGTCGGTGTTTACGATGCCCATGATGCGATGGCGGGTTGTCTGTGCTTTGGAGGTGATAATCGAGATGCGTTCGCCCACGAGCGAATTCATCAGGGTCGATTTCCCCACGTTGGGATTTCCCACGATATTTACAAATCCGGCTTTATGTGTCATAGTCGTGTAGCTTGGATTGAAAAAAGGCGGCATATCTTGCCGCCTTTTTTGGTTTTTATGAAAAACACTCGACGGGTGTTTCTTCTTATACGGTTTCTTCGTTGTCTTCGTTGTCGGCCGGCGTGTCGGCAATCTCCTGCACGTCTTTGGGATCATATCCCCATTTCAGGTAGACCGAGCCCCAGATGAATCCGGCGCCGAACGAGGTGAGAATGATTTTGTCGCCTTTCTTGAAGTTCTTTTCCCAGTCGGCCAGGCACAAAGGTATCGAGGCGGCGCTGGTGTTGCCATATTTCTCGATGGTGACGATGACTTTCTTGGGGTCGATGTTCATGCGCTCGGCAATGGCCTCGATGATACGGAGGTTGGCCTGATGCGGGATAAACCAGTCGATGGTGTCGACCGAGAGGTTGTTGCGTTGAAGTATCTCTTCCGAGACTTGGAGCATCGACGAGACGGCGTATTTGTAGACGATGCGGCCTTCTTGGTAGACGAAGTGCTCGCGATGATCTACGGTTTCGTGGCTGGCGGGGCGTACCGAGCCGCCGGCTTTCATGTGGAGGAAGGGAAGTCCTACGCCATCG of the Candidatus Caccoplasma merdavium genome contains:
- the era gene encoding GTPase Era — its product is MTHKAGFVNIVGNPNVGKSTLMNSLVGERISIITSKAQTTRHRIMGIVNTDDMQIVYSDTPGVLAPHYKLQESMLNFSQSALTDADILLYVTDVVETPDKNPEFLERVSQETIPVILLINKIDLLQDQSQLETLVENWKERLPKAEIIPVSAQHRFNIDYLMRRIKELLPPSPPFFEKDALTDKPARFFVTEIIREKILLTYDKEIPYACEVAVEQFKEDDKQIHIMAVIFVERDSQKGIIIGKGGKMLKQVGTLARKDIEAFFEKKVYLELYVKVEKDWRNKESKLKTFGYQLD
- a CDS encoding sodium:proton antiporter gives rise to the protein MLVAITVLFIIGYLAIALEHPLRIDKTASALLLGMLLWVLYAIGAETIVPAVSGEELK
- the der gene encoding ribosome biogenesis GTPase Der; translated protein: MGNLVAIVGRPNVGKSTLFNRLTQSRQAIVNDEAGTTRDRQYGKVNWVGHEFSIVDTGGWVVNSDDIFEEEINKQVAIAIEEADVILFVVDATHGITDLDDKVAAILRRSKKPTLLVANKVENNASQYSSAEFYSFGLGDPFCISAINGSGTGELLDATVALFPTKVTEEELEEEIPRIAVVGRPNAGKSSIINAFIGEDRYIVTDIAGTTRDSVNTRYNKFGFDFYIIDTAGIRKKGKVNEDIEYYSVIRSIRAIENSDVCILMIDATRGIESQDLNIFSLIQKNKKGLVVCINKWDLVEDKSTQAIKTFENAIRARLAPFTDFPIVYASALTKQRIFKVLECASEVYKNRHRHVPTARLNEEMLAVIENYPPPANKGKYVKIKYVTQLKGTPVPTFIFFCNLPQWVKDPYKHFLENKIRDKWNFTGTPINIIVREK